TCGACACAATCATCACTTGATAGTGGTCATGAGTTCCGGTGAGGTCGACCACTTCGATCGGGTCGCCGGGATAGGCTTTTTCTAGGCGGGATTTCATTTGATCTGACGTCATGGCTATTTGGGTATCAACTTTAAAGTTAAACCGCAAGCGCCAGGCGGCACAGCTAATGTATTGAAAAGCTATCTGAAAGGCCGTTACTTCACAAAACTCCGCAGAACCCTTCGAATTTACCAGTTCCCGCGGCTGCTGCGATTGTGATAAAAATCTGAACAATGTTTTCAGATGAAACTCATATTAAGCGAGAGCGGGCCAAGGCCAAGGAGCTTCGGGCTTCGCAGTGGTGGAAGCAGCAAATCGGCCCCGGTCTCTGCCATCATTGTGGTCGAAAGTTCAACAAGTCTGAACTCACGATGGATCACCTCATTCCGGTCGCGCGAGGTGGAAAATCATCGAAAAACAATGTCGTTCCTTCGTGTCGTCCCTGCAATCAAACTCGGGGTCATAAACTTGATGTCGAGCGCGCTTTTGAAAAGATCGATGTCCCACTAGAAACCGGCGAATCTGAAAACGACCCAGAAGGGTAGTTTCTATGCGGGGGGCAGTTCCAATTTATAGCAATGTTGGAGTTCGATTTACTCAACATCGATGAGTTCAATTTCATACAGTAGCGTCGCTCCAGGGGGAATGACTTGCCCTGCTCCATTGGCACCATAGCCAAGCTCTGGTGGAATGATCAGTCGACGACGTCCCCCGGTTTTCATATCAACGATACCGTCCTCCCAGCCTTTGATATGAAGAGCGTCGGGATTCTGCAGAGTGAACTTGTAGGGAGTTTTCCCTTGTGTGGTTTCAAATTGCGGACCTCGCCCAAGCGGCTGTGTCGGGTCATAGAGCCAGCTCGTGAAATGCACAACGAGCTTTGCTCCCGGTTTTGCTTGTCGACCGCGCCCATTTTGTAAATCATCGATCATTAATTTTGTTACGACCTTCGGAAACTTCTTACTTGGCTCGACGACTGCGGGTGCGGCTGGCGTCGGTTTTGTGTTGAGCGGTTTCGCCGGTGTCGCACTTGGCTTTAAGCGGGGAGGTGTGGACGCGGGTGCCTGATTGGGCAGAATGACCGGCGAGGAGGGAGACGCAGATGGTGGGGGCGGAGGTGTCACCGGTCGTGTGTCGCCACCGTTCGGTACAAAGGGCCTGGCGGGCGTCGGAGTTGCTCGCTTGGGCGTTGATTGCGGCGGCGCAACTTCTCTTCCAGTTGTGGGGGCCGTTGTCGGTTTTGCTGGTCTCGAGGTCGCGGATGGAGGCGGAGTTGCCGGGCGGCTATCGCTCTCCATTCGTGGGGCACTCGCCTGCGAATTCGCCAATCCCGGAAGGAAACATGCGACAACAATGAGCAAAACAGCCGGCTGGGCGGTTGAAAACTTTTTTAAAGTATAATTAATCTGCGCCATTGTTTTAAGCAGCGATCGGGTTAATGGAATCGCTGGTTCCGAACCAAATGTCGTACAATGTAAGGGACTTTCCGGCTGAAATTTTCGCATGTCTTACCTCAGCAAACTTTGCGTCATGAGGCGCGATATACACTAGTTTTCCCTATGAAAAACCGGAAGAAATCGGCAGCTCGCGTGGCGCATCTACGTGAACAACTTAGGGTCTCGGAATTCCGGACCGGAATTTTACAATTCATCGTATGTAGAGGGATGATTTCTGACCAGTGGAGTTCAGCAAACGGGACGCGCTGCGCCAGAAAGGTCGACCTTCACTCTTGCGCGAAAAGCCCGTCTATTGAAATGATGGCGGCTCGCAAAACTTCAAGCGTCCAATGGGGTGAAGATGGCGAAAACGATTACGTCCAGTAGCACAGCTGAATATTTCGCAAAGAACCTACAACAGGTGGGCTTTTCTTCGCCTTTGAAAGCCGTTCTGACAACTTTGAAAGAAGCTGTCGATAACTCCCTCGATGCTTGCGAAGAAACTGGAATTTTACCGGAAATAACGGTTGAGGTTCGAAAAACCGGAAGCGGTTCAAGCAAGTCTGCGGACTTGGTTGAAATCATTGTTGAGGACAACGGACCCGGCATTGATCCCGAAGACTTGCCAAAAGTTTATGGAGAATATCTCGCATCATCGAAGTTTGGTCGTGGGCAGTGCACACGCGGTCAACAGGGGATTGGAATTTCTGCGGCTGTCACCTGGGCGCAGTTAACGAACGCGTCCGGAGTATTAGTTACTTCGAAGACCTCGCGCATGCGAAAAGCCATTCAGGCGACAATTGACGTCGATATCAAACAAAACAAAGGATCGATCAAAGCCAAAGAGATGATCGAATGGGACAAGCCACACGGCGTACGCGTGGAATTCCGAATCGACGGCCGAATCCAATTGAACGGAGACGGTGGAATTTTGACTTATCTCGAGGGCACAACCCTCGTGAATCCCCATTTAAAACTTCGCTACAAACTTGGCGATGCCGATTGGGTTTTAATTGAACGCGTAAGCGACGTTCTTCCCGAAATTCCTCCGGCAACACTTCCACATCCACACACGATGAAGCTTGGCGAGTTTATCACTCATGCGGGACTTTTCGGGAAAATCGACTTTGGCAAATTTCTCAAGACGGGTTTTTCTCGAGTCAGTGACTTAACGCTTAAGGATTTGGCGAAAAACGGAGTGCCAAAGGCGTTGCTAGCGGCCCCGACGAATAAATTGAATGAAGAGCAGTTGAAGAACGCCTTTATGGTGATCGGCAAAACGGAACTACAGTCGCCTTCCACGAGATCAGTTTTGACCGTGGGCGAAGAGGCGATGGCAAAGTCCATATTGCGTCTCGGTGATGTCGATTTCTTTTCGGTAGTTACAAGGAAGCCGCGCATCGCCGACTTTAAACCGGTCGTTGTGGAAGTGGCTTTGGCCCGTTTTTTAAACCGCGGCTCTGAAGATGACTCGATTCAGCTCTTGAGATTTGCGAATCGAGTTCCGCTTCAATTTGATAAAAGTGCGTGCGCCATCACGAACGCGGTTGAAAGTGTGAACTGGCGCGCCTATGGCTTAGCGCAGTCAAAAGATTCGCTGCCAATGGGGCCGTACGTATTCGCGGTTTCCGTTGTTTCTCCGTTCATTAAATTTAAGAACGCCTCGAAAGAAACTATCGATGCTTCGGAAGAGCTGGTCGAAGAAATTCGGCGCGCACTTATGCAAGCGGGTCAGAAGCTTTCGCGTCACATTCGACGCGAAAACAAAGAGGCCGATCTCGAGCGAAAAATTGCTCATATCGAACAGTTTGGACCGATCTTGGTTGACGGGCTTGTTCGAATTTCTGGTGCAAAAGAATCTCGGAAAGTAAAAGCCCAAGAAGGCTTGAAAAAACTTTTGGGCCGCGATGCCAAAGCCGCTCAAAAAGATCTTTCGGAGGCAGAAGTTAAGCTACAGGCACTTAAAGAACGCCAAGAAAAAGCCGGACTCTTTTTTACAACGTCTTCGAAGAACGATTCACCCGTGGAAGCGGAAGACGAAGTATCTGAAAAGGACGACGATACTGACGGAGAAGCAGGCGCTGCTGCGGCCCGCGGGACTGGAAAAACCACGACAGCTAAGGTGATTGAAACCAAGGGCGTCGTTGCAACGACAGGTAAAGCAGCGGATCGGTCGACTGAAAAATCGGCTGTTACAGCCAAGGGGACCGAAAAGTCGGCAGGCACGGCTAAATCGGCTGAAAAGTCGGTCACAGAAAAATCCGCGGCAGAAAAGCCGGCAAAAGCCGCCGGAAAAACGACAGCCAAAGCGACCGCTAAATCAACAACCGATAAGTCTGCCCGCAAGTAGGCGACTGTTTTTTTAGAGGCAGGGCAGGGGAATCAAATGGATAAAGTAATTCGAATTCGAAAACTGACAAAAGATATTCCAAAGGAAGTTCGACTACTTTGTGACTCGATGCTCGAAGAGCTTGAACACGCCAACCGCCCAGTCTTGGAGGCGGTAAAGTGTTCGCTTGATAACTCATTTTACAATGCGAAAACTGGTTATTTGACCCCCGGCGATAAGCGAGTGCGCACGGAGCTCAACGTGGGTTCCGTGCAGAAGATGGCTCGAGTCGTTTTCATGCTCGAGGTTTTATTGGAAAAACTTGAATCTGGTTCCGTTCAGACGAAGCGTGAATTCTACTACATTTCGAAAGGTAAAATTAAGCGCGATCCTAAACTGAAAGCGCTTGATTTTGCTGGCCAGGAAGAAAGTGACTCGATCATCGACTTCATCGGCGATA
The window above is part of the Deltaproteobacteria bacterium genome. Proteins encoded here:
- a CDS encoding DNA topoisomerase VI subunit B translates to MAKTITSSSTAEYFAKNLQQVGFSSPLKAVLTTLKEAVDNSLDACEETGILPEITVEVRKTGSGSSKSADLVEIIVEDNGPGIDPEDLPKVYGEYLASSKFGRGQCTRGQQGIGISAAVTWAQLTNASGVLVTSKTSRMRKAIQATIDVDIKQNKGSIKAKEMIEWDKPHGVRVEFRIDGRIQLNGDGGILTYLEGTTLVNPHLKLRYKLGDADWVLIERVSDVLPEIPPATLPHPHTMKLGEFITHAGLFGKIDFGKFLKTGFSRVSDLTLKDLAKNGVPKALLAAPTNKLNEEQLKNAFMVIGKTELQSPSTRSVLTVGEEAMAKSILRLGDVDFFSVVTRKPRIADFKPVVVEVALARFLNRGSEDDSIQLLRFANRVPLQFDKSACAITNAVESVNWRAYGLAQSKDSLPMGPYVFAVSVVSPFIKFKNASKETIDASEELVEEIRRALMQAGQKLSRHIRRENKEADLERKIAHIEQFGPILVDGLVRISGAKESRKVKAQEGLKKLLGRDAKAAQKDLSEAEVKLQALKERQEKAGLFFTTSSKNDSPVEAEDEVSEKDDDTDGEAGAAAARGTGKTTTAKVIETKGVVATTGKAADRSTEKSAVTAKGTEKSAGTAKSAEKSVTEKSAAEKPAKAAGKTTAKATAKSTTDKSARK
- a CDS encoding FKBP-type peptidyl-prolyl cis-trans isomerase; this translates as MIDDLQNGRGRQAKPGAKLVVHFTSWLYDPTQPLGRGPQFETTQGKTPYKFTLQNPDALHIKGWEDGIVDMKTGGRRRLIIPPELGYGANGAGQVIPPGATLLYEIELIDVE
- a CDS encoding HNH endonuclease, giving the protein MFSDETHIKRERAKAKELRASQWWKQQIGPGLCHHCGRKFNKSELTMDHLIPVARGGKSSKNNVVPSCRPCNQTRGHKLDVERAFEKIDVPLETGESENDPEG